The following proteins come from a genomic window of Paenibacillus swuensis:
- a CDS encoding IS110 family RNA-guided transposase — protein sequence MNFTKKDQTNQRIERITMKHAVVGIDIAKDAHAAQITDYRGRALTPRHLAFTNTQEGYERLLRWVKDVQAKKGLSYVVVGLEPTGHYWFNLAHWLREQGVKVVLVNPVTTHRNKENRDNSPSKNDPKDALVIADVVSRGYYTEYNPQADTFEQMKAMVSQREFWVKQSVTYKNRITRWIDLYFPEFSQVFPDWTRLRSLATLRIYPLPSDLVNISADQILDTWREQGMKRVGGVSGVAKATELLSVAQRSIGKANVPEEARLEIKCLLKAYDEAVAALDAIELHMETLLESLPLTEQLQSIHGLGSMTIATIIGCAGDLRLYAHGQQLLRRAGLNLAESTSGRHKGQIKLSKRGDATLRKHFFLAVLCLIRQHPDFKRFHEHNVKVKGMKKMVSVFKLIGKLARMIVGMIQRGESYRSDLHFQAVA from the coding sequence ATGAATTTTACTAAAAAAGATCAAACAAATCAACGGATTGAACGAATCACCATGAAACATGCTGTCGTTGGAATCGACATTGCTAAAGATGCACACGCTGCTCAAATTACGGACTACCGCGGTCGGGCACTTACCCCTCGTCATCTTGCTTTTACCAATACCCAGGAGGGGTATGAGAGATTGCTTCGGTGGGTCAAGGATGTCCAGGCCAAGAAAGGGCTCTCCTATGTTGTTGTCGGGTTGGAACCTACAGGACATTACTGGTTTAATCTCGCCCATTGGCTTCGTGAGCAAGGTGTGAAAGTCGTTCTGGTCAATCCTGTAACGACTCATCGCAACAAGGAAAACCGCGACAACAGCCCTTCCAAGAACGACCCTAAAGACGCATTGGTCATCGCCGATGTGGTCAGCAGAGGATACTATACGGAGTACAACCCGCAAGCTGACACGTTTGAACAAATGAAGGCTATGGTAAGTCAGCGAGAGTTCTGGGTAAAGCAATCCGTCACTTACAAAAATCGCATCACGCGTTGGATCGACCTGTACTTCCCGGAGTTCAGTCAAGTGTTTCCCGACTGGACTCGCCTCCGTTCACTGGCCACGCTCCGTATTTATCCCTTGCCTTCTGACCTGGTAAACATTTCGGCGGATCAGATATTAGATACATGGCGCGAGCAAGGAATGAAGCGAGTCGGAGGTGTAAGTGGCGTAGCCAAGGCGACAGAACTCCTGTCCGTTGCTCAGAGAAGTATTGGTAAAGCGAATGTCCCTGAAGAAGCTCGCCTAGAAATAAAATGCTTGTTGAAAGCGTATGATGAAGCTGTAGCCGCGCTTGATGCCATAGAACTCCACATGGAGACGTTGCTAGAGTCTCTGCCCCTTACGGAACAGCTCCAGAGCATTCACGGGCTTGGTTCCATGACCATTGCAACAATAATAGGCTGCGCGGGCGATCTTCGCCTTTATGCTCATGGACAGCAACTCCTGCGGCGAGCCGGTCTTAATTTAGCGGAGTCAACATCCGGCAGGCATAAGGGTCAAATTAAACTTTCCAAACGCGGAGACGCAACCTTAAGAAAACATTTCTTTTTAGCAGTGCTATGCCTGATCCGACAGCACCCGGACTTTAAAAGGTTTCATGAACACAATGTTAAAGTCAAAGGGATGAAGAAAATGGTGTCGGTGTTTAAACTCATTGGCAAGCTTGCCCGTATGATCGTGGGCATGATTCAGCGCGGTGAGTCGTACCGTTCGGATTTACATTTCCAAGCAGTAGCCTAA
- a CDS encoding LysR family transcriptional regulator: MYYDALKTFVTLAEVKNFTKTAEKLLISQPSVSLHIKNLEQEFQTQLFQRSPKFLKITPTGELLYDRAKQMISLYEQTREEILEHHQVIQGKLRIGASFTIGEYVVPALLVELQSDYPDLELEVTIGNTEEIVESVRLFKVDVGLIEGQTNEKELRVQPFMEDELHLVASANHPLAKKANITLADLNNQIWLTREDGSGTREYLEHVIRSNGLKVKSMLTVSSNQGIKETMISGLNALSLLSYKVIERDIHHRQLTILSIPDHTFKRMLSSVHSPIMASKKNVAAFMSALHQGSTP; encoded by the coding sequence TGGCCGAAGTAAAGAATTTTACGAAAACAGCCGAAAAACTCCTGATTTCCCAACCCAGCGTCAGTCTGCATATCAAAAACCTCGAGCAAGAATTCCAAACCCAACTGTTCCAACGCTCGCCCAAATTTCTGAAGATCACGCCCACCGGCGAATTGCTTTACGATCGCGCGAAGCAGATGATTTCGTTGTATGAACAGACGCGGGAAGAGATTTTGGAGCATCATCAGGTCATTCAGGGCAAGCTGCGGATTGGGGCCAGTTTCACAATCGGAGAGTATGTGGTGCCGGCGCTGCTTGTGGAGCTTCAGAGCGACTATCCGGATCTGGAACTTGAAGTAACCATTGGGAATACAGAGGAAATTGTAGAGTCGGTGCGCCTGTTTAAAGTGGATGTGGGGTTAATCGAAGGGCAGACGAATGAGAAAGAGCTGCGGGTACAACCCTTTATGGAGGATGAACTGCATCTCGTGGCGTCCGCGAACCATCCCTTGGCGAAGAAAGCTAACATTACACTGGCAGACCTGAATAACCAAATTTGGCTGACCAGGGAAGACGGTTCGGGCACGCGGGAATATCTCGAGCATGTGATTCGGTCGAACGGGCTGAAGGTGAAGTCCATGCTCACGGTGAGCAGCAACCAGGGCATCAAGGAGACGATGATCAGCGGCCTGAACGCCCTCTCCCTGCTATCCTACAAAGTCATCGAGCGGGATATCCATCACCGACAACTGACCATTCTTTCTATACCCGATCATACGTTCAAAAGAATGCTCTCCTCCGTCCACTCCCCCATCATGGCGAGCAAAAAGAACGTGGCGGCTTTCATGAGCGCTTTGCATCAGGGTTCCACACCATGA